ggcgaattgctaatgtggtgcctctattcaaaaaagggtcccgttctcagcctcaaaactataggccagttagtctgacgtcagtggtaggaaagcttttcgaagggttaataaaggataagatactggacttcatagcaaatcataatgctctgagtttgtgccagcatggttttatgcgtaatagatcttgccagacctcgattctgggatggcagtggatgtgatttacttagactttgctaaagcatttgatacagtgccacacaaaaggttactggttaaattaagcaatgttggcctggaacatagtatttgtacctggatagagaactgggtaaaagatagactacaaagagtggtggtaaatggaacattttctaattggaccagtgttgttagtggagtaccgcagggctctgtactaggtcccttgcttttcaacttgtttattaatgacctggagatgggcattgaaagtactgtttctatctttgcagatgatactaaattgtgcagaactataggttccatgcaggatgctgccactttgcagagtgatttgtctaagttggaaaacagggcagcaaactggaaaatgaggttcaaggTTCCACTGCCTCACGTGGGAGGCTAAATGCATATTCAGCCTccatgtggcactagcctaagCCAGCATAGTGATAAGACCTTTTGAGGATCTTTGCAATAATGGGCTAGTTAATGAGCCATACACGTGACAATAaaagtgtatggggcccttggaCAGGTtcccctgaccaatatctggtcgAAAACCAGGCAGGTTTCAAAATTGCATTGGGTCGAGGATCAGTTTGTTCATGAGGTCCTCTCTTCCATCGCCTGCATTCCTGGCcttgtgatccgattgttggacTCTCTGGCCCATGATTgtatcagcctgatattgcccattcaaggtgggcatatcgggtcaaGATTTGTCATTGCTTGTCCAGTAGCCTGGAAACCATGCATGGCTATTAAGTACAACTTAatacagtgtcgaactggcccaccaggataccaggaaaactcccggtgggcccaggtgtcagtgggccctcatgctgctaaacatttggcctatttaatggccattccctatttctatgagaacaaagagactaagtagatggaataatagattctagtatgtaaagaaaacagaataggaaaatagaggttgagtgaggagaggaaaaataatagcgCAGAgtgtgggcccctggcctaagttttttttggtgggcccctggtgtcccagtccgacactgccttaaTACTGCCTGTCACACACAGGAGTGATTGTCAGACAATTCACACTCAAAAGAGGGCTGCTTCAGGACCATTTTTCTCAAGCTACTTTAAAGAGCATTTTCCCTGAGGCACTTCATATATGTTTAGGACAACAGGATACTGTAAATGCCCTTTGGGAAGAAAGATAACTGGATTTACGACTACTGTTTGTTAAATTGAATGGGGCCTAGCAGCTTTGTGATACAAAGGATATGTTTAGGACTTTACATTTGTTGTATTCTTATATTATCTTTTATGTAAATGGATTCTGGTTTCACTCCTTATAGTCCAAATCTTCCAAagtatacagttaggcccataaatcttcgGACAGGGACAACTTTTTCTAatcttggttctgtacattactacaatgaattttaattgaaacaattcagatgcagttgaactgcacactttcagctttaattcagtgggttgaacaaaaagattgcataaaaatgttaggaactaaagcctttttttaacacaatcacttcattggcgtttcaactgcatctgagttgtttcatttaaaattcattgtggtaaattagaaaaaaagttgtctctgtccaaagatttatgggcctaacggTATATACTGATGTTAAACCTTGTTATAGTGTTCCAAGCATAACCAGAAATTAAATTAATTCGCTCTAAAACTTCATCTCAACATTTTATTTGGGTAGGCTACCCAACCACTGATTTGGGGTTAAGGGGCAAAGTTTTTCAACTTTAAGCTTACATTGCTAGCTACATATGGAACAGGACACACAACATCTAGCAAGGTTGAGGCAGCACTCCTGAGCCAAGTGTGGGGTCTTTAAATCACTTaaggcaggggtaggcaacccgcggctccagaAGTCTCATGCGGCTctttatcctgcttgctgcggctcggtcttgctactttgcctgtcacgtcgtctatacagcggTCGCACCTGCTgtcggcttcttgagtgtgcgaccacggtaagctAACGGTTATAGCTTACCGCTGTCGCACACTCatgaagccgccagcaggtgtgagggctgtatagacatccctggagtgacaggcaagaccgagcggCAGCatgatgattcatcatggtccttaccgcggttacacactcaagacaagagggaagcctccagagtccagctgcagcaggtgcgagggctatagacatggatgtgacgcatattttaatgacgtctatagcccttgcctttaaacagatgagaacactagcatttaataggggctattcagtgtttaatttattttgtaggcctacacatgcacactgcacttttgtttgttgtattctgttgttgtagcagttaaaattgaaaaaaggttaaaacttttaaaagtttatttatgttttgcggctccagactatttttctttagtggaagaggcaGCAAAATGGATCTTTTGAtaataaaggttgctgacccctgacttaaagggatactgtcatgggaaaaaactttttttcaaaatgaatcagttaatagtgctgctcgagcagaattctgcactgaaatgcatttctcaaaagagcagattttttttatattcaattttgaaatctgacatggggctagacatattgtcaatttcccagctgccccaagtcatgtgacttgtgctctgataaacttcaatcactctttactgctgtactgcaagttagaatgatatcaccccctccatttccccccccagcagccaaacaacagaacaatgagaaggtaaccagataacagctccctaacacaagataacagctgcctggtagatctaagaacaacactcaatagtaaaaacccatgtcccactgagacacattcagttacattgagaaggaaaaacagcagccttccagaaagcatttctctcctaaagtgcaggcacaagtcacatgaccaggggcagctgggaaattgacaaaaattgaataaaaaaatctgtttgctcttttgagaaatggatttcagtgcagaattctgatggagcagcactattaactgatgtgttttgaaaaaaaacatgttttccaatgacaggatccctttaaggactatgGCAAGATGtttaaaattcataaaataaTCATTACAATAATTTAAAGATTGCACATTTGTAATTGCAAGATTTGacaaatacatatattgttttctaACCAGTccaatcaaagaaaaaaaaaattattttatgacaCAATAATATCTAACTCTATTGTTTGTTTAACACAAATGAACAGCTAATTTTATTAAACCTTGTACATGACAACAATATGCGTACATGTATtgccactttaaagggatcctccacccaaaaagaaaatgtaattttaagtaactttccaaaaatgtgaagttaaattataaaaatgttaagtggttttaaagttttaaatataattgtttttaaagtcaGTATATGTTTACAATCTCTGCACTCATGAAACCGTGTTGAAAGacagttgattaacagacctgtaggaGATCTGAtccctgttacattgtttttatcAGACTTTTTACtaagagaacagaaaggaataaacaaacaATTTCTAAATACCAATTACACTTACAAATAGTTTTATAACCATTGAACATATTTCACTCATGGTTATTAGACAGTTGTTTACAATGACCTTTTTGAAGGTGACCTCTATGATTCTCCATGAGAGGACCTCAGCAGACAAAACACCTGGTTTGCTGTAGACCTGATATTAGTAGTACTGGGTAATAGATATTTCATATAGTATTTTATACAACACTCACTGAGTTTGTGTTTATTCTAGGTTTAAACACAGGGGCATTTTACTCCCTCTCCACACTGTTGAACCGAATGGTAACCTTTTATTATCCGGTAAGTTAGCATCTGTTTGCTCATGCTCTCCTGTACATTTTGGCCTATTCACTGAAATGGTTTGTTCTTTGCAGGGTCAAGAAGTAAATGCTGGAAGGATTGGCTTGACCATCACGGTGTCTGGCATGTGTGGAGCATTGCTCACAGGTCTCTGGCTGGACAGGACAAAGACATACAAGTAATAGCCTGTCCATGCAATGTGGTTTGTGTATAAGAGAGATCTAAACATTCATGAGCCATGCACTTTGTGTACTTCTGCTGTTTTGTGGCAATATGTCCGAATGTGATCTGCAAGGTTTATGTATAAACCTTTTGCATAAAACCTTGTGTAAGAGTGTCAAATATGAAAGTATTCTCCTTGTTTTTCAGACAGACTACGCTATTTGTATATGCCTTTTCCCTAGTAGGAATGGTGACATTCACTTTCATCCTTAATCTTGGTTATCTCTGGGTCGTCTTTGTCACCGCTGGATGTCTGGGGTTTGTATACTGTTTGTCAGTGTCTGAACTTTTGTGATTTGTGTAGGTAATGATATAGGCAGAAGTTCTgagcctaaagttggccatagacgtagggatccgttcgtttggcgatgtcgccaacggagcggatctttcccttatggcctagggcccaacgatctgatcataatggatccgatacatGCAGTCAGATCGCACAGATGCGTCCGCGATCCGTCAGGATCTTTTAACCTGCCCTATCAAGATCTgggcgactttcggccagatatcgatcagggaagcccgtcggactTTGTGGTCTACCCGGAACTTCACTTCACCGAGATCTAGCGATAGACCGCCTTTGACGTTCTGGGCACCCCTATCATATAATATaatgtgaataaaaataaatatttaggtaTAGTAGTGTTAAGGAGTGTTACACTCTCTgcaattctgaataaaaaaatcaagatGTCAAGGGATTGAGGGTATTGAAGCCAGATCACCAGCTGACTCTTTGTTACAGTGATGTCTTAGTTTGGAATTATCTATTGCTGTGCAAATGTCTGTGTTTGGATGAAGGCCTCCTTTAAAGATCAGCTATGAGACTTCCTACAAAAtcatttgaaatataaaaacattccccctctttctcttttttgttttgtctgtgCATCTCTGACCAAGCTGGCACACAGCTGATGTGCAACTGAATCATTTACTATTAAAATTGAGACTGTAGAAACGCCTCGGCagaatttcttttatttaagATATTGCACATGATGTGTTTTAGCAAGAGAATGGATTTTACCGTGTGTGCactttattgtgtacacatatgCCAATGTTAGCAGATACTGAAGAACAAACCATATTTATATGTTATGACTAGTTCTTAAGCTTTTGTGCATATATACCTGTGTATATGCTTCCAATAAACAGCACCAGTGTTGCaaatatttctgccatttttaaatatctttactTTATCTGTTGCCATGACCAGtgcagaagaaaatgaaaacacttaattttatggattttacaataaaaaagagacagcttttcatttttcaagacATATCTGCAAATAGCATTAATATGTGCACAACTGAAGTTTGGGTGATGCAATACTATCTTATACTATCATATGGGGGTTCATTTGTGCCATATATGCACACTTGAAACCTTTGTGGAAATAGGTGTTTAAAGGTCTACTGCTGACTGAGAGAGCCCAGTTGTCCTCTCTGCAATAGGGCCAAATGACTAGTTTACAAAAAATGAAGTTATGCTTAACAAGGATGTATATTTACCTTGCCTTGTGACCACAACAGTTGTGAACCATTTTTGTaaggaaaatataatatttacaggTGATGTTATCACAGTGGTTTTTCTGAACTTTTGTGGGAGAAGGAGAATGTTCTGTTCAATGAATTACTTGTCATAAGCTTCTACATCCCATTGGGGTGCcttgggatgggggggggggtgacagtaaaagtaaaaacaaagcaatgatCAACTGAAGTATCATTCTTCTTTTCATAAACCTAAAAAACCCACAACCTAATCAAGGGAAATTATATGATGTTCATAAATAGGGTTCTGACTTAAAGTGGACATAGATCCATAAAATGGACGCATTAGCATGTTGGTGTGGCACTCTCCACAACGGCGTGCATTGGCGGCAGTTATAATCCAATAGTTGATTTGAGGGCCAAaaagattggatcagcccaatattgcccatctcaaggtgggcatctCATGCTCATTTGGTTTTTACATTGGGGCATGTGTAGTAAAGTATTAGAGCATAGCTTATTTGATGCATCATTATTGTATGTGTGTTATTAATTATTGTATTACATAGTAATTTCTAAGGCTATTTAACATTAATACAAACATATATCACTACTCTAGATTCTTTATGACTGGATATCTTCCACTTGGGTTTGAGTTTGCAGCAGAATTGACACATCCAGAATCTGAGGGAACATCATCAGGATTGCTGAATGTATCAGCACAGGTATGTAGTATCTACATTTTAAATCCATTATAGTCCAAGTCAAGTGGACTTGATATGGACTTTAGGATATGCAATAGAAACTAACAGAACTTGTATGCTtgatgaaaaaacattttaataataaagttatttttatacagtatatatttgtgaTTGTAGGAAAGTGTTCTTTACTAGTTTGACTAGGATTTAACCATAGGGGTTCCATTTCCAACTGATTCAGATTTGTGGTGATAAGTTGACATGGAAAGCTGATTTGTAGCTAATGTCTACATTGTGATGAGCAATAAAACATTGCCATAAGCAGCAGGATTAGTTCTGAGAAAGAATACTGTGTGTGCAGATTCCCCTGGTAGCCCCCCCCccatggattctgttctcaagctagcttggTCATTATCACCTTGACCTTGAGAAAGAACCATCTCATTGGCTATATGGGCAGTtctgttttctgtgctgtgaagtgatatctctatgctctcgcAATGGTAACACCCTTTTATGCCTGTATGTAcgttcccaagtttataaaaaaaaaagtttgttctgTGCTCTGACTGTGAGTTCAGAATCCTCAgaacttgtgtcaaataaactttcacctcaagtggtcgcCAGTTCTTGAAGTTCCACAACAGTACTTACTAGAAATGATATGGCTGGCATACATCagaccttaaaggacatgtaaaagtTAAACCAAATCAAGTTAAATCACTTACTTGCACCAGAGGCTGGTGCACCTCTTCCATAAAAAGCTCTAACCTTGGGGTGCTTCTTATCTTTTTTCTCCATTAATAAGATTGGGATCATTTATCATtaatggccaggtggcaaccctacctgtgcccAATGAGCAGGTACATGTGCAATATAGTACTGTTGTTGAGTTTACTATGCTTCTTCTGCATCTGCCCAGTTACATGCAGGGGATACTTATAGGGattcttatttttatgttttttttattttaaattagactgtttacactgcaaataattcactctaccttataaaatgtcattaaccaataagtgtattttttttagttgcaatattggtgtgtaggcagccatctcaggtcattttgcctagtcatgtacattcagaaagagccagtgctgcactatggaactgctttctgacagtttattgtttctcctgctcaatgtaactcacaggtgcccaaaaggtagatcgggatctaccggtagacctttagctggggatcagtagatctcaagacactgaccacaaacagcttgtctaaatcaccccctattcatgcttttcattcagatatttattacatttaggttacataagaaatagttgttaaatatagccCCCGCCCCCCGTACTTATCTCCAATTCTGTTTTTCAGAAACTACCCCCACAGCTCGCCTCTGAATGATTTAACCTCCCCCAGCCTGCCCAATTTCTGTTGAATGGGTTTTCTCACATACAGTAATTACATTTATGGTTCCCACAGTATGGTATGGTATGGTTATATCATATAACATAGAGCTGTTTCAGAATAGTGATTGAGATCCCATGTGCAACTTGCCCAGGAATCACCTACATTTCTGCAAAACACAAAATAGGGGAAAAAACCAAAACAGGGGAAATTAAGGAACAGGGGCTGTTTTACACAAGAATAATACAGTATGTCATAGCAACCAGAAAGATTTTGTTTTCACTGTCTACTTCTCACCTCTTTTGTGAAGTCCTGCAGACCTATTAGAATAAATCAGATGCTAGATCTATATTACCTGAAagataaaaatgagtaataattAGTGTGAGGCCATGGAGTTACATGTTTGAGACTACTATAGTGTAGGTAGATGTGCAGAGCTGGTGCCAGCTTTTGAAGGTCATTTGGTCAGTTAATTGTAGGAATTTGATTGCAATGTTCTAAAATCACTTGTAACATATTTGTGGCAATGTAACACCATTCACCCAGTTATGGCATCATCATGCAATCATAAATAATCCGTTCTGGGAAAATGCCATTTAGTCATATCCACCTCTCCCGAACAGtccatttcagaaaaaaacagatatGTCACAGCAAGTTCTCAAatccttattttttacttttaattaggTATTTGGTTTGATCTTCACCACATCGCAGGGACAAATTCTGGAAAAATTTGGGGTTCAAGCTGGAAATATTTTCCTCTGCAGCTTCCTGTTGGTGGGGACAATCATAACAGGTAgaagacaaaaatatattttctcctttaattagCAGTATTCAACGAGTAATTTTATTGTTGATTCCTGTTTGTGCTTTGTGGTGTTTCTCTACTGTATTATCTCTATACCCCATCATGTGATTGAAGCTTAGTGTAAATAAAAAGGTATCACTGTGTAACAATATTTTTAGGCATCTGCatcactttttcttctttatgggTCCAGGAAAAAGCCCACAGTAAATCCACAATAATTTTTTCCAAATCTATGCATAATAAATATCTTCAGAATAATATCTTCCCGATATTACCTCGAAGTGGTCTCTTCCTActgccttgattttttttttatctctgcatATTTTGTAACTCCTATCCTGGCTCTGTTTTTTTATCAATGTTTGTTGGGCCTTCTCCCTCTGTGTTGTATTTATATTACCACTCTATATTTGTCTCAGGATGTATCAAGCCTGACCTTCGCAGACAAAGAGCAAATCAGGAGGCAGCCCATAGTGTAAGTACCACTGTGTGTACCATATTCCTAATATTTTTGTGTCTTAATTTAGTACTTCGGCAagccatttttaattgatttaagaATTTACAGTAGCATTTAAAGCAGTCCAGGGACCTAACCATTTACTCACCCCACAGTATGTTTTCTACTGTAAATGTTCCCTTGGGCTGTAAGACAGAAATCTGATTTCACTATTTAATCCTgcttttgtttatatgaacaatctTAAAGTTGGCACTGAAATTTTTGTCCATATTTGCAGACTACAGAATTGTACGTTTGTAAAAGTATACAGTAGACTACAATATACATAGTATGAGTATGGTGagaaatattttgcttatatatTGTACCATTCATGTATGGTATGTTTGGGTTCAGTTTTCAGTTCTCTGTCACAAGAAATGTATTTCTAAGGAAcaaatgttctctctctctctggcttctgctgcCTAGTTTATAGGGTTTTTCAACATTTACTGTTTGTGCCAACTGTGGTTCAGTTCAGGTCAAGTTGTAATAATGGCCTTTGAGATTCAGAGAGACAAAATGTCACATGCTCTGATCTGAAAATGCAATCCTCACTGGGTGTGACTCAACAGACCAGAAAGAGAGAGCATTTGACTATAAGTTGGGAAACATAGCAGGACAATTGATTTATTCAGCAGATgtctagtttgcaattttagcagtctggttgctagggtcctaagtACCCtaacaacaatgcattgatttaataAGAGACTAGACTATGAACAGGAAAGgacctaaataaaaagatgagtaataaaaagtggcaaaaaataaataaatgtgtggccttacagagcatttgttttcttagatggggtcagtgacccccatatgaaagctgaaaagagtcagaggaagaagtcaaaccattaaaaaacaaaaaataatgaagacaaactagaaaattgcttagaactgacccttctataacatactaaaagtagacTTATAGGTGAAgcatccttttaaaggagaattcaacctgtgggggaaaaaacccgtacctccctccctcctccccccaggctaactaccccccaggggaaatgccccatactccatacttacccctcgctgcagattcttccagcggacttccacgcatccatcttccacgtcctcggtaagctgactgggagatcggtatttctgcgcatgcgcagttggagcagtttgccggtttgcgacaactgcacatgcgtggAATTACACTTAAATTGCCGTTCTctgtcagcttaccgaggagcaTTTCCCTGGgatggggggtacgggttttttcccCAAAGGTTGAATTGTactttaaatgagcactaagaggcatgcacttgcactttttttccattttatttaaacatttgagattttcagtctcattgaaaatgaatggatcaGTGTGATTTTGGTTTGGTtgtcaaaaatggaaaaaagagcTAGTTTATATAAgctcaacaataaaaaaaaattgagttgccTAAGAACAGTCCTGTGCATTTTgtcacttttttgtttgttttcacctCTAGggttgcttttgtaagtaatcgatacttgatgttcctaaacctgactgtttttgccaaactgactgttCCTTTCACAACCTGTCAgttatagtttctaatgctaatcgACTACTGCTGCATAATTATGGCAGCCCCCTGATAGAGCAACATGGGGGATCTGATAGGTAATGTGGCAAATACTTgtatggcaaaatgataaatagcatgcaaagacaatgtcttgacagatgtttaaaaaaatggtggtgcagttcatgactttaaaaagttATATGTTTATTTAAGGCAAGTGCATTAAAACAGACCAACCTGTCAGCTCTGTTTGAGCCTTTGTCATAGTGACAACATAAAAGGTTTGAGAGATCATTTCCATTTAGAAGTGATGCTACAGGGATACATCTGAGATTTTCtgtaactacaaaaaaaatgctaaatattgtgTTATATAAAATCATTAAGCCCAAGTTCCAGATATGACGGCCAATGTTCTTACAGCCTTTCCATGTGAGCCTTCAGCCCACGTTCAATTATGGCTCACTCAATGAATCTGACGAGTAAGGTAAGTGTCTAACCTTGCTCTGCACAAGGATAGTGCCATTGACACTGCAGTCTTCTTTTACATTCATTGTGAATGTATTAATCTCTTGAAACTGACTTCCAACAGATTTCTGTATGCTGCATTCAGTAATTACAACTGAAATGTGTAATTAACTGGCCAAGACAAGCATAAGTTTGTTATAAGAATAAACCTATGTCTCACACAAATTGGGTAgattagtgggttttttttttccaatgcctACTATTGTTACATGACAGGTTGAAAAGGTTTGTGGAACTAAAACCAGTTAAACCACTGAACTGCAGAGTTAATATGCAATATCCTACCTATCTACCTTTTGCTGGAAAACCCAACCCTGGTGTTTGAAACTGCTTGGTGTTTAAGGGCAGTGGCCaattgggagatttgttgcccgcgaTCGTCGGCCACTTCCCTAAAGCTGCTTGGAGCTGGACTGGGGTGTTGATGGGTTCTTTTCTAGGTGATCTGGGACCAATGTGACCATTTGTGTTTTATTACAGCAGAATGCAGAGCCACATGTGGAAACAGGGGACACCCCTTCATGTCTCTTGTCTGCTGAAGAGTGACAACAGATTCCATTGTACCACAGAATGCAGCTTTAAACATAACTTCTACTTGGTAATGGGATATTCGAGGCTGGTGGGTTTATCGACATATGTTTCCATCAGGGTTCTTTCATGCCTAAAGCAACATTATACCTTCGGACTCTATCAAGTTTTTACCAAAGAAGAATTCAGtccatgtattttgcaaaatcaAGTGCACAGTTTGCCATGGAATCTGACCTGGGTATTGCAGTTCGAAATGTCAAGCGTTTGTAAttagaaatttaaataaaatccaattaatTTATTTAACCCATCTATTATTTCACAGACTTATAATGTTGGAGGGTGAGCATTATCTTCACTGCTCTCTGTTCATGTCTAACATCAAACAGATTAATCAGAGTGAAAATAGGGTTTACTGAAGGGCGGACTTCACAAATCTCGATTAACTTGTATAGGATTTATTggagtttatttatcaaaatgaataTGAGCTGTTGAGTTTCTCTTTGTCAAACTCTATTTTCACCCTTTGGGAAGTATACCCCTTATTATTTAATTAGACTCTTTGCgataatttgcattttagtaCCTCTTTCTTTTATCGATGACTTACACTCTGAAgttgatgtttttcttttatcGATGCCTAAcacttcctcgtgaggcaacttcgggtgagtTCGGAAAACAAAACGACGTGTTtgattagtgccggcgttttttcattttagccagagcagagtgagggaaggcgtttggggagattggtcgccggaaagaagaggcaattaatcgccaggcgactaaatctccccaaaacacccagtgtgaccttacccttagagcACACAGGTTATAAACCTATAGAATTGAGAGACCTAGCACTGGCTGTTACATAAAAGAAGCCATGCACACAATGAAGTTTGATTAGCTCTGTTGTATTGACTGACTATTGGTTTATGTATGGGTTTCTGAAATGCAGTTTTCAGCCTGACCCCATCAACCAAAGAACAGAATGAAACAATTTtatttcatagattttttttttttcattattgattatttttcttttggcAGTTTAAATTTAACATATGaaaactgcaaaacaaaaatctaaaattttctaGGTGTTTGTTAGTAAAggagattactttttttttcattttaaaagaacCTTCATAGCCATGACTAACTAAAGTTACAGTACTTAAATCAGAAGGAGGTAGAATGAAAATAGATGGTATGCAAATTGAAAAACGGTAAATAAATATCTATAGAGATggatataaatcaataaaaccTCTAACACCATTTTGGCGTAGCTTTTGTTTGGTAGTGGTGATGATCAGAGCCCATCAATATGAGGTGCTACTTCCAGGTCCAAAGTAACAGTCCTGATATCTTGGGCATAAAGATAATGGGAAAAAGagcaaatataacttttttttatttgggaacTGGAAGAACAAAGTGGGCTAATGCA
The sequence above is a segment of the Xenopus laevis strain J_2021 chromosome 8L, Xenopus_laevis_v10.1, whole genome shotgun sequence genome. Coding sequences within it:
- the flvcr2.L gene encoding feline leukemia virus subgroup C receptor-related protein 2 isoform X4, yielding MLHWSIWKSGVAIGFLLPPVLIPNIHDLDLLSHHIRVMFIGTAAVASVLFILVVFVFQDAPKKPPSLAQAALLSTSASQYSYKQSIIRLLTNRNFILLVVSYGLNTGAFYSLSTLLNRMVTFYYPGQEVNAGRIGLTITVSGMCGALLTGLWLDRTKTYKQTTLFVYAFSLVGMVTFTFILNLGYLWVVFVTAGCLGFFMTGYLPLGFEFAAELTHPESEGTSSGLLNVSAQVFGLIFTTSQGQILEKFGVQAGNIFLCSFLLVGTIITGCIKPDLRRQRANQEAAHSQNAEPHVETGDTPSCLLSAEE